Part of the Oscillospiraceae bacterium genome is shown below.
TTTGTGTACTTAGGAAACTCTAACAGCTTCACGTAATCTGCAAACAAGTAATTCTTTTGAAAGATCATAACGCTTTCAATGCACTTTTCCTTTGTGGTCATCTGAGGACGATGTTGATATAGGATTACATTTTGTCCCCTTGTGTAGTAGTCTTTCAGCTCCGTCCATTTAACGTGTTTCTCCGTAGCGCCGCCTGTTTGATACATCTTGGCTGTTTCCAATCCGTTGTCGGGATCGAGGAAAACCACTTTTGCATTTTGGGTTTGCTTCAGAGCTTGATTGTGCCATGCCTTTCTGTCTGCCCCTAACGGCTCGGAAAAGTAAATCGCAGGAAATAAGTTCTCTTGTTCGACACGCTCAATGCGCCGATCCTGTTCCTGTATCACAATCTTGTGTAAAGCATCGAACATGACAGGGTCATATTCTCTATAAATCTGGGGCATAGACAGATAGCTTATGTATTTGCCATCATCTTGCTTTCCGACTTTCGTGGGAACTACTTTGTACCAGTTTACAGACAAGGACATAGCCGCCGCACAGACTTCTCGCAGCAATCCATATTTGCCGTAATCACCAATATCTCCGATATAGTTGTCTTGCATAGCGACACCTCCTTGTTTGTGTGTACACACATTATTATACATGATTTTGGTCGTTTTTTCAATATGATGCAGAAAATTTATCACGTTAAAGTGTAACTTTTTTGAAAACACGCCCCAAGATGACCTTGGGGCGTGAGAAAATTAATCAAGTGGTTTGTATTCTGTTACTGCCTTTAGGTAGGCTTCGGGATTGCCGTTGAGTATCAGATCGGCGTATGCAATCGGGTCATTGTAGATAAGATAATCAAGCTCTGACCGCTGATACATATTGTCTGCCACCTCATTTTCAACCGCAATGGTATCAATGGCAATCATAGTGCCGTCTGAGAACTTCAGCTCTACACAGACCGTATCAAAGTTAAACTCGCATGATAATAGGCGTTTCATGGTAAAACCTCCGTACTTTCAATGATTTTGAGATAGAAAAAGAACGATGTTAAGTCTTTCGACTCGACATCGTTCTTTTCGTAGTTGTTTTCCAACCCTGTCAGACAGATGCCGTAAAATAGTAATTTTTTAGAATTACTGTCTTACGAGCACCCGCCTAATCCTCCCTTTTTATTTGTAATAATTTGCAATGTGCAATTGCGCATCGAGCGAAGCGTAAACGCTTCGCATCATTCCCCTGTTTGCTTGGAAAGCATAACCTTGTCGTTTGCAAATTCGCTTCCGCTTGCTTTCTCAAACAATTCAAGGAGCTGAGGAATGGTAAGCTTTTTCTTTTCTTCTCCCTTTACATCAACGATTACTTTTCCGTCGTGCATCATAATAAGGCGGTTGCCGTATTCGATTGCATCGTGCATATTATGAGTAATCATAATGGTTGTAAGGTTATCCTTTGAAACAATTTCCCGTGTGATTTCCAGAACCTTTTTTGCAGTTTTGGGGTCAAGTGCGGCGGTATGCTCGTCAAGAAGCAAAAGCTTTGGCTTCTTCAGTGTTGCCATAAGCAAGGTCAAAGCCTGTCTCTGACCGCCCGAAAGAAGTCCGACCTTAGCAGTAAGTCTTTCCTCAAGACCCAAATCAAGAATTTTGAGAAGCTCTTTATATTCTGCTCTTTCTTTAGCTGTGATACCGACTCTGAGAGTTCTTCTTTTTCCGCGTCTTGCCGCGAGAGCAAGGTTTTCTTCAATCTGCATATCGGCGGCAGTTCCCGTCATGGGGTCCTGAAAAACTCTGCCCAGATACTTTGCTCTTTTATATTCGGGTAAATCTGTAATATCTGTACCGCCAATTACAATACTACCGCAATCCACAGGGTAAACACCTGCAATCATATTAAGCATTGTGGATTTTCCCGCACCGTTGCCTCCGATAACTGTTACAAAATCACCCTCGGCAAGATGGAGATTGATGCCCTTCAATGCCTTTTTTTCATTTATAGTGCCGGGGTTAAAGGTCTTTTCGACATCGGATATTTTAAGCATTTACTTTACCCCCTTGTGCTTTCTCATATGTTTTTCGGTATATTGTCTTTTCCAATAGGGAATGGCAAGGAACACAGCAACTATCGCCGCCGAGAGAAGCTTCAGGAGATTTGCATCCATTCCCAGAGTAATAACCGTCTGGATAACAATATAATAAATAATCGAGCCGAAGGAAACCGACAAAAGTCTTAACGCAAAATTCTTGAAAATCTTTCCGAACAACGCCTCGCCGATAATAACTGCGGCAAGACCGATAACGATAGCGCCCTGTCCCATTTTTATATCGGCAAAGCCCTGATACTGTGCAAGGAAAGCACCCGAAAACGCAACAAGTCCGTTGGAAAGCATAATACCCAGCACCTTATTGAAGCTTGTGTTAATTCCCTGTGCGCGACTCATATTGAGATTTATTCCCGTGGCTCTTATGCCGCATCCCATTTCAGTTCCGAAAAACCAGTACAAAACCGCAATCAGAATAACCGAAACAATTCCCACTGTTATAAGCGGGTTGTGAAAAGCAAATTCCTTAACCCAGCGAAGCGAAACAAGAAGGTCTGTCCGGTTTACATTTACAGATTGATTGGCTTTTCCCATAATCTTGAGGTTTATGGAATACAGCGCAAGCTGGGTAAGTATTCCCGCCAGAATTGCCGGAATACCCATGCAGGTATGCAAAAGTCCCGTAATTGCACCGGCCAAAAGACCTGCGATAAACGCAATAAGCATCGCAAGCCACAAATTACAGCCGTTCAATATGAGAACAACCGCAACCGCACCGCCGGTTGCAAAGGAACCGTCAACCGTCAGATCGGCAACGTCTAAAATTCGGTATGTGATGTAAACTCCAATTGCCATAATGCCCCATATAAGTCCCTGCGAAAAGGAGCCGGGCAATGCGTTTAAAAGCTGTCCTAAAATTTCCATTTCATTCACCTTTAAATAAAGCTTTATTAGCCGGAGGAAAATTACTTCCTCCGGCTAAAGATTTCAATGATTAATTTTCTCCGATAGCTGCATATCCTTCAAGAGGAGTAATACCTAAAGCCTCGCAGTTCTGTTTATTGTATTTGGGTGTTTGATTTTCTGCATATTCAATAGGCATTGCAGAGATATCGGCACCGTCTCTCAAAATCTTCACTGCCATCTTACCGGTTGTGTAGCCGAGGTCATAGTAGCTGATGGAAAGTGTCGCAATACCGCATCCCGAGCAAATACCCTCTTCGCCGGCGATTACGGGGATTTTCTTGGGCTCGCAGATATTGTCGATAATACCTGTGTTTTCCGCAACGGTGTTATCGGTAGGAACATAGATTACATCGTTATTATCAGCGGCTGTTGTGCAAATCTGAGCCAGGTCGTTGGAGTCGGTAAACGGATACAATGTAACAGTAAGGCCCTTGTTTTCAAGCTCGGCTTTAATAACATCTACCTGATACTGGCTGTTTGCTTCCTTTGAGCAGTAAAGAAGACCGACATTTTTTGCATCGGGACACCATTCTGTAATCATCTCGGCCTGCTTGTCAAGGGGAGCAAGGTCGGAGGTACCGGAAATATTTCCGCCGACAGTGCCGTTGAAATCCTTGATTTCAAGTGCTACACCGTATTCGGTAACCGATGTACCGAGAATCGGGATATCACCTGTCGCCGCCGATGCCGCCTGGAGAGCAGGTGTAGCGTTTGCCATAATCAAATCAACATTATTTGAAACAAACTGGTTTGCAATGGTTGAACAGGTATTGGGGTCGTTCTGACCGTTCTGAACATCAAAATCAACCGCATCTTCGCCAAGCTCATCAATGATTGCCTGTCTGAAGCCGTCAGTTGCGGCATCAAGCGCCACATGTTCTACAAGCTGAATAATACCGATTTTGTATTTTGCCGTGCCCGCATCATTGCCTGAACAACCGGCAAGGGATAAGCATCCCACACAAAGAACAAGTACCAAAATTAAAGATAACACCTTTTTCATAACAAAAACTCCTTAAGTAAATTCAGTTTTGAAAATAATAAGCTTTTTCAAGCACTTGATTTTTTCTGTAATATAGTATATAATACTTTTCAGGATTAGTCAAACAAATAGTTTTGATGTTTGCCATCGATATTTTCGATGCACAGGGGGATATAATGGAATTACGCAATATGATTACTTTTATTCACGTAGCAGAGCTTGGCAGCTTCACAAAAGCCGCAGAGCAGCTTGGTTACTCTCAATCGACAATTTCATTTCAGATAAAACAGCTTGAGGACGAGCTTGGCTGTCTTTTATTTGAAAGAATAAATCATACCATAACCCTCACCGAAAGAGGCCGCGAGCTTGTTTCGTATGCTCATCAGATACGTGCATTAACCGATGAATTCAGGGAAAATCTCGAAGAGGAGGAATGTAAGGGTCATATTCATATTGTAACACCCGATTCTGTCTGCGACGGTATGATTAACCGGAACTATATGGATTTCCACCAAAAATATCCTTATATTTCTGTCCGTTTCTCAACAGGCGACTCGGGGGTCATGCTCAACATGCTGGACCACAACGAAGCGGATGTTATTATAACACTTGACGCTCATATATACAATAAGGATTACATTATAGCAAAAGAAGAACAGATTTCCATGCACTTTGTGGCGAATTCCGGCTCTCGGTTTGCAAAGGTGAAAAACCTGTCAATCAAGGAAATCATAAATGAGCCTTTTGTATTGACCGAACGCGGTCAGGGTTACAGAAGAGTTTTTGACAAGGAGCTTGCCAAAAAGTCACTGGAAATAACCCCTGTCCTTGAAATAGGAAGAACCGATATGATAACTTCTCTTATTGCTCAGAGTGATATGACTTCGTATCTGCCCGATTTTGTCACGGAAGAAATGGTTAAATCAGGTAAACTTTGTTATCTGGATGTGTGCGATGTGCATACAGAGATTTGGAAACAGCTTATATATCATAAAAACAAATGGATGTCAAAAAGCCTCAAGACCTTCATCAACTATATAGCGGAAAACGAGTTTACGCAGAATTACAAATAATCCGAAATTCGCAATTATGGCAGAAAACTCATCATCTTATAATAAGAAAAAACTGCGGACAATGTCCGCAGTTTTTTACCTTAATTGTTAATTGCGAATTGCGAATTTGAAATTGCAATTCATCAAAGGTGAATTGCCTTAGCTGCAAGATATGCGGTGCTGAAGGCTATCTGAAGATTAAAGCCTCCGGTGTAAGCATCGGTATCTATTACCTCACCCGCAAAATACAGCCCCTCTACCAGCTTGGACTGCATTGTGCCGGGGTCAATTTCTGAGGTTTTTACTCCCCCCGAGGTAATAATTGCCTCGTCAATGGGGCGGAAACCGCACACCGTCAGTTCAAAGCTCTTAAGCACCTCAATCAGCCTCATGCGCTCGGCACGGGTGATTTCGTTGACCTTTTTCACAGGCGGGATACCCGTCTGCTCGATTACAGGGCTCACCATGCCCGACGGCAACAGGTCACCCAGCGAATTTACAAAATTCTTATTTTTGTATTTTTCAAAGTCAGAAAGTATGCGGTTATTGAGTGTTTCGCTGTCCAAGGCAGGTTTTAAATCGATTTTCAGCTTATAGCGGCCGCTTTCCAGACCTGCTTTTTCCTTTTCACTGCGCCCGATATGCGCCGACGCGCTGAGAACAAGAGGACCTGAAACGCCGAAATGAGTGAAAAGCATCTCCCCCATTTCCTCAAAGAGCCGTTTTTTCTTTTCGATGTCCCACAGGGTCAAAACCACATTTTTGAGTGTCAGCCCCATCATGTCACAACAGCATTCCTCTTTGCACAGCATGGGTACAAGCGACGGCATGGGCTCAATAACGGTATGACCCAGCCGTTCGGCAAAGGTGTAGCCGTCCCCCGTGGAGCCTGTAAGCGGGTAAGAAAGCCCTCCCGTACACACCACCACTTTATCAAAATCATAGCTTGCATTTTGGGTTTTAACACCGCACACACTGCCGTTTTCGGCAATTATGTCGGTAACGGCTTCATTTACCGTTTTTACCCCTTTGCAGTAATTCCAAAGTGCATCGCGTATATCGCGTGCGCTGTCGCTTACGGGAAAAACCCTGCGTCCGCGCTCGGTTTTAAGCGGTACATTACGGCTTTCAAAAAAGTCCATAACGTCACGGGGAGTAAAGCTATTGACGGCGGAAAACAGAAATTTTCCGTTACGGGGCACGTTTTTGATAACCTCGTCGGGAGTGCAGTCGTTGGTCACGTTGCACCGACCCTTTCCCGTGATAAGCAGCTTTTTGCCCCACACACGGTTTTTTTCAAACAGCGTTACATCTGCGCCAAGACTTTTAAGCGTTCCCGCGCAAAAAAGCCCTGCCGCGCCGCCGCCTACAACAGCGACCTTATTCATTGTTCTTTTCATACACATCGTGCTCATCCCAGATAGCTTCAAGCTCGGTGAACACGCGCTGGATATATTCGTTTTTCTTCTTGCCGATGGTAACGATAAGTGCGTTTATAATACTCATGGGGGCAACAAGTGAGTCTGCAAAGGACGCCATATCGCTCTTTGCAAGCAAAGTGTAGTCCGCAAGACGCGCTATGGGAGATTCCTCGCTGTCGGTCAGGGCAATAAGGCAAGCCCCCTTGCTCTTGGCATATTCCATGGCATGAACAACACGCTTGGAATAGCGCGGGAAGCTTATACCGATAACCACATCTCCCTCGGACGCCTTGAACACCTGCTCGAACATTTCACTTCCGGTGGTCGAGCTTACAAGACGGACATTATCAAAAATAAGAGAGAAATAGTAGCTCATAAAGCCCGCGGGGGCACTGGAGGAACGGACACCCATAATATATATGGTACGGGAGTTGATTATGGCATCCGCCGCCTTGTAGAACGCATCGCGATCCACCTGCGCCATGGTATTTTTGATTTTTTCTATATCGGAAGTCAGCACCTTATCCAGTATATCTCCGTCGCCCAGACGCAGATTGGTAACCTCGGCACGCTGTGCGGAGGTCAGCCTGGAGGGAATAAGCTCCTGAAGCCGACGGCTGAACTCGGGGTAACCCTCAAATCCGCATTCAATGGCAAATCTCACGACGGTAGATTCCGAAACACCCACTGCCGCGCCTAATTTTGCCGCTGTCATATAGGCCGCCTTTTCATAATTTTCCGCCACATAATCAGCAATAAGTCTGTGTGATTTTGACATTCTTTTAGGCGGATTTTCAAGACTTCTCAGAAAATCTCTGTGCATATTTTTTCCTCTTTTGCATTTTGTATATAGATTTGAAGTTTATAATCGTTTTTCCCGTACCGTAAGGGACATATCGCATCCGTCAGGAATTTATATCGCTGATTTCAGCTTCGCCAAAATCATTATACACCAAAAAACTTCAAAAATCAAGCATCAAAATAGTGGCCAATTACCTTTTGTGCCGCCTCAATACCCGCATTCAGCGATTCCAGCACAAGGTTTTCCTCACGGGTATGTGCGCCGTAAAACTCGGCAATTCCGATGCACACAGAGGGGATTCCCAGCGAAAGCGGAATATTGCAGTCGGTAGAACCGCTGTCCACGCGGATATTTTCGATTCCCGCCTCATTATATGCCGCCATGCATCTGTCAACCAGCGCCTTTTGCGCAGTCTTGTCCACATCTCCGCCACAGGGACGCTCGCCGATAAGCTCCACATTTATATTCACTTGGTCATCTTTTCTGTCGGATAAAAGCTTTTCGACCGTCTCACGGAAGCATTTTTGCATAAATGCAAGACATTCTTTGTCGTCCGAGCGGTATTCGTACAGCATTTCGGCGCTCTGGGCAATGGTATTTACGGAGGTACCGCCCGAAATCATTCCCACATTATATGTAGTCTTTGTGCCGTCCTTTTTGGGCACAGCTATATCGTAAAGCCTTGTCACAAGCTGGCTTGCCACGTGAAGCGCGTTGCTGTTGCCGAAAGCGCTGAAGGAATGTCCGCCCTGAGCAGTAATGCTTATGCGGTAACGGTGGCTTCCCACGGCATGCGTAACAAAATGCTTAACAGTGCCGTCCAGCGTAATAAATTCCTTTACACGGCTTGCGTATTCCTCCATTATTTTGCGCACGCCCTTGAGGTTTCCAAGCCCCTCTTCGCCTGAGTTTGCAACAAACAAAAGTCCCATTTTGGGTTTCTTTTTATATTTTATGATGTCCGCCACGCACAGCATGAGAAATGCAAGATGTACCGTGTCATCCCCCACCGCGGGACAGTAAAGTCTGCCGTTTTCCTCGCGGGGAGTAAATGGTGTCATATCGGGAAAAACCGTGTCGGTATGCGCCATTATAACGGCAATATCCTCATATTTATCGCAATCGATGGGCACCACAACATTGAGTGCATCGTCAATATACGCATCTTTTGCACCCACCCGTTCAAAGTAATTTTTGCAAAATTCCGCACGCTTTTCCTCATGGTTTGAAGGTGCGGGTATCACACAAAGCTGTTTTGTGAGCTGTACAAGTTCATTCTGAGTCATAATTCTCTCCTCACTTTCATAATGCATGGCATTTGTAAATTTGCATTGCTCATTTATTTTATCAAATATTACTCGACTTTTGTCACATATTCCGTCGCACAGCGGATTCCGTCCAGCGCGGCGCTGGTTATTCCGCCCGCATAGCCCGCACCCTCACCGCAGGGATAAAAGCAGGGCATACCGCGTACACACAAATCCTCACCGCGCTCGACACGGCAGGGAGACGAGGTACGGGTTTCCACACCCGTAAGAGGAGCATATTCCTCTTTGAAAAAGCTGAACTGACTGCCGAATTTCCGTATGGCGCGCTGAAAAATGCCGTTATATCGGTTGGGCATAAGGCTTGAAAGCCGTGCGCCCCTGACACCCATCGGATATGTGGGAATAATTTTGCCAAAATCTTTTGTAACTCTGTTCTCCAGAAAGTCGCCTACCGTCTGAAAGGGCGCTTTGCCGTCATTTCCGCCCAGAATATACGCGGCACGCTCCATATTTTCACGAAAATCCATTGCGCCCTGCGGGGTATTGCCATAGTCACTGCGCAATACCGAAATGCATATTGCGCTGTTGGCATTCATTCCGTCACGGGCATAATGGCTCATGCCGTTGGTGACAATGGTATTTTCACTGCTGGCGGAGGCCACCACCTGACCGCCCGGGCACATACAGAAGCTGTACACACCTCTGTCGCCCTCGCGGTAGGACAGAGAATATTCCCCTTTGGGCAGAAGATGGGCGTTTTTACCCTGTGACGCACTGCCGTACAGCGAAAAATCCACATCCTTCTGAAGATGCTCCACCCGAAAGCCCACCGAGTAGTCCTTGGGAGAAACCTCAACGCCGTTTTTCATCAGCATATTGTACACATCGTGAGCGGAATGACCGCTTGCAAGAAACACCGCAGGAGCATAAAAATCGCCCTTTTCGGTAATTACGTTATATCCGCCGCCCGACCTTTTTATATCTGTCACCCGGGTGTCAAAAAGCACCTGACCGCCCAGCGAAATTATTTCATTGCGTATGCTTTTGACCACCTGACGCAATTTATCCGTTCCCACATGGGGCTTGGCGTTATACAGTATCTCCCCGGGTGCACCGTGATGCACCAGCTCTCTGAGCACAAAATTGCACCGCTCGTCTTTAACGCGGGTTATGAGCTTGCCGTCCGAAAAAGTGCCTGCACCGCCCTCGCCGAACTGGACATTACATTCGATGTCCAGCGTTCCGTCGGCAAAATATTTTTCTAC
Proteins encoded:
- a CDS encoding ABC transporter permease, with protein sequence MEILGQLLNALPGSFSQGLIWGIMAIGVYITYRILDVADLTVDGSFATGGAVAVVLILNGCNLWLAMLIAFIAGLLAGAITGLLHTCMGIPAILAGILTQLALYSINLKIMGKANQSVNVNRTDLLVSLRWVKEFAFHNPLITVGIVSVILIAVLYWFFGTEMGCGIRATGINLNMSRAQGINTSFNKVLGIMLSNGLVAFSGAFLAQYQGFADIKMGQGAIVIGLAAVIIGEALFGKIFKNFALRLLSVSFGSIIYYIVIQTVITLGMDANLLKLLSAAIVAVFLAIPYWKRQYTEKHMRKHKGVK
- a CDS encoding LysR family transcriptional regulator translates to MMFAIDIFDAQGDIMELRNMITFIHVAELGSFTKAAEQLGYSQSTISFQIKQLEDELGCLLFERINHTITLTERGRELVSYAHQIRALTDEFRENLEEEECKGHIHIVTPDSVCDGMINRNYMDFHQKYPYISVRFSTGDSGVMLNMLDHNEADVIITLDAHIYNKDYIIAKEEQISMHFVANSGSRFAKVKNLSIKEIINEPFVLTERGQGYRRVFDKELAKKSLEITPVLEIGRTDMITSLIAQSDMTSYLPDFVTEEMVKSGKLCYLDVCDVHTEIWKQLIYHKNKWMSKSLKTFINYIAENEFTQNYK
- a CDS encoding ABC transporter substrate-binding protein, translated to MKKVLSLILVLVLCVGCLSLAGCSGNDAGTAKYKIGIIQLVEHVALDAATDGFRQAIIDELGEDAVDFDVQNGQNDPNTCSTIANQFVSNNVDLIMANATPALQAASAATGDIPILGTSVTEYGVALEIKDFNGTVGGNISGTSDLAPLDKQAEMITEWCPDAKNVGLLYCSKEANSQYQVDVIKAELENKGLTVTLYPFTDSNDLAQICTTAADNNDVIYVPTDNTVAENTGIIDNICEPKKIPVIAGEEGICSGCGIATLSISYYDLGYTTGKMAVKILRDGADISAMPIEYAENQTPKYNKQNCEALGITPLEGYAAIGEN
- a CDS encoding MurR/RpiR family transcriptional regulator, with product MHRDFLRSLENPPKRMSKSHRLIADYVAENYEKAAYMTAAKLGAAVGVSESTVVRFAIECGFEGYPEFSRRLQELIPSRLTSAQRAEVTNLRLGDGDILDKVLTSDIEKIKNTMAQVDRDAFYKAADAIINSRTIYIMGVRSSSAPAGFMSYYFSLIFDNVRLVSSTTGSEMFEQVFKASEGDVVIGISFPRYSKRVVHAMEYAKSKGACLIALTDSEESPIARLADYTLLAKSDMASFADSLVAPMSIINALIVTIGKKKNEYIQRVFTELEAIWDEHDVYEKNNE
- a CDS encoding NAD(P)/FAD-dependent oxidoreductase: MNKVAVVGGGAAGLFCAGTLKSLGADVTLFEKNRVWGKKLLITGKGRCNVTNDCTPDEVIKNVPRNGKFLFSAVNSFTPRDVMDFFESRNVPLKTERGRRVFPVSDSARDIRDALWNYCKGVKTVNEAVTDIIAENGSVCGVKTQNASYDFDKVVVCTGGLSYPLTGSTGDGYTFAERLGHTVIEPMPSLVPMLCKEECCCDMMGLTLKNVVLTLWDIEKKKRLFEEMGEMLFTHFGVSGPLVLSASAHIGRSEKEKAGLESGRYKLKIDLKPALDSETLNNRILSDFEKYKNKNFVNSLGDLLPSGMVSPVIEQTGIPPVKKVNEITRAERMRLIEVLKSFELTVCGFRPIDEAIITSGGVKTSEIDPGTMQSKLVEGLYFAGEVIDTDAYTGGFNLQIAFSTAYLAAKAIHL
- a CDS encoding ABC transporter ATP-binding protein, which produces MLKISDVEKTFNPGTINEKKALKGINLHLAEGDFVTVIGGNGAGKSTMLNMIAGVYPVDCGSIVIGGTDITDLPEYKRAKYLGRVFQDPMTGTAADMQIEENLALAARRGKRRTLRVGITAKERAEYKELLKILDLGLEERLTAKVGLLSGGQRQALTLLMATLKKPKLLLLDEHTAALDPKTAKKVLEITREIVSKDNLTTIMITHNMHDAIEYGNRLIMMHDGKVIVDVKGEEKKKLTIPQLLELFEKASGSEFANDKVMLSKQTGE
- a CDS encoding M20/M25/M40 family metallo-hydrolase, with product MTQNELVQLTKQLCVIPAPSNHEEKRAEFCKNYFERVGAKDAYIDDALNVVVPIDCDKYEDIAVIMAHTDTVFPDMTPFTPREENGRLYCPAVGDDTVHLAFLMLCVADIIKYKKKPKMGLLFVANSGEEGLGNLKGVRKIMEEYASRVKEFITLDGTVKHFVTHAVGSHRYRISITAQGGHSFSAFGNSNALHVASQLVTRLYDIAVPKKDGTKTTYNVGMISGGTSVNTIAQSAEMLYEYRSDDKECLAFMQKCFRETVEKLLSDRKDDQVNINVELIGERPCGGDVDKTAQKALVDRCMAAYNEAGIENIRVDSGSTDCNIPLSLGIPSVCIGIAEFYGAHTREENLVLESLNAGIEAAQKVIGHYFDA